The region atataaatatttttaaaacatttagaaaaaaaaagagatTAGAATATTTTGGTGTGCGTACTaaacttaaaaaaaagtcatctacaaaaataatcataaatatattctacatttatgattttaaaaaataaatatttatatattgaacATATGCTATTTATAACTACTGTTATAGTTGTTACTTTgtatttgtttttttttcttatatataacaaaatattagtccccttttttttttttttttcttattttttagaTATGTCAAATAATAATGCATTTAAGTGCTAATACGcaaaaggaaaaaaaaaaaaaaaaagaaagaagaatcagaacaaaatgaataatatacaacatattatatatatatatatgtatgcatatttttataactacgcctttttttgtttgttgACTTATAGCATATAGACTACTGAGAAACCATtgtaaaagaaaaagaatatatatatatatatatacatatatgtatgaacatttgaaaataaattttatctaattaaaaaaaaaagtaaggcatatttatataaagcaaatatatttataacttttatatttcttaaaatatgtatttatacTTACATTTTAgaatacataatatataagaaatatatttatctcCATTTTATTgttgtaaaaaaaataataaaataaaaatacatattcttgaatatatttacaatttaaaatttgtatattttaaaagtatattacttaaaaatttatatatttttattttcctctccccattaattatatatatatatatatatatatatttatttatgttaatgttataattttttaatatatatataaaatatatatttttaatatgaatactaaaaaataaaaaaaaaaaaaaaaaaaatatatggatgagaattattttttttttctttttgaaAGGTATGAAAGATCTTGTAGGAAGGTcaaaaaatgaaagaaaaCTTGACGGGATTTATAATCGTCAgataaaagaattaataataaataaacataaaaatgaaaaaagaaatagcgatatatttttaaacTTAAGCAAACGTAgtaataatgaaaatattccttttccagaaatatatgaaaaggataagaaaaaaaaatatatggaTTCATTAAAAGGAAatgtagaaaaaaataaaaatttagaaagaaaagataacaatgatattatatttgagggtgaaaaagaaaaaaaatatcataatgataatattaataatagtaacagtaataataataataataataattctgttgttacaatatataaaggtatatatatgataatatataaacatatatattcaaaaaataaattttctAAAAGTCTaactatttttattaatctttgtattaattatatgaataatgataataaacatatattcttttttgCTTTTGATAAGATAATCAATACATTTAATgagaaatatttatataatgataatcatgatattttaaaaaataatatttatacattttataataataatgagacacatataaaatgcatgatttctttttttgataaagtaataaataaaattatagaTAACCGTTTTGTTATACATTCTAcatatgaagaaaatgaacatacagaaaaaaaaaaaaatacccaacaattattaaaaacagatgaaaatataacaCCTTCAAAAAAACAAAGTATTCAAACAAAACAACATAGCTCAACGAATCATGATCTATGTGAAAAGGAAGATACAACACACCATCAAACAATAGTGCATATAACAAAAGAAGAAAAACAATTTTTAAAAGcattaaaaattaaagtatattacataattatactttttaagttaaatgataattttatatttaataagCTTATAGGAATATATAGACAAATTTTTGACGAAATACAAAAggaatataatatatatgagCACGACGAAAccataaaaaataataataatagtagCAATGATCATAGTTGTAATAATCATAGTTGTAATAATCATAGTTGTAATAATCATAGTTGTAATAATCAAGACAATATTAATGACAATGAAGAAATGATCAAAAATTATTTCCTATTTCTTAAAGATAAATGGATTCGACCAAATGAATATcaaatttttaaaatgaaaagaaaagcATTTGTTAAATGTCTATCaaatttatatcattttataaacatCAAATGGGCAAAAACATCAGTCGAAAGTTTACTTCAAGATGTgtatatgaaaaaatttatGTTTGACACTTCTgatgaaattattatagAGAATATTCAATCATCTATCAAAAACAACTTAAATAAAAGAACAAGTAAATTTGAATCTTCTCATGTTCTCTCCATAGGGGAATCATTAAATCCAGTAGTAGATGCAAGAGATGAAAAAATAGTTTCCATTCATGGGTCACATGTATGGTCAAATAAGCAAATGGatagataataaaaaaaagaaaagaaattttttttttttttttttccaaCACATAACTTTATATTCCTTCTAATAacacttttttttttttttttttttttatgagCACAACATTGTTGCTCTATACCATCCATgataacaatatataaatatatacaattatatatttattatgcatttattattttattatttttgattttatatttgatttattttttttttgttatgagaaaattttaaattattaaaaaa is a window of Plasmodium gaboni strain SY75 chromosome 4, whole genome shotgun sequence DNA encoding:
- a CDS encoding hypothetical protein (conserved Plasmodium protein, unknown function) — translated: MKDLVGRSKNERKLDGIYNRQIKELIINKHKNEKRNSDIFLNLSKRSNNENIPFPEIYEKDKKKKYMDSLKGNVEKNKNLERKDNNDIIFEGEKEKKYHNDNINNSNSNNNNNNNSVVTIYKGIYMIIYKHIYSKNKFSKSLTIFINLCINYMNNDNKHIFFFAFDKIINTFNEKYLYNDNHDILKNNIYTFYNNNETHIKCMISFFDKVINKIIDNRFVIHSTYEENEHTEKKKNTQQLLKTDENITPSKKQSIQTKQHSSTNHDLCEKEDTTHHQTIVHITKEEKQFLKALKIKVYYIIILFKLNDNFIFNKLIGIYRQIFDEIQKEYNIYEHDETIKNNNNSSNDHSCNNHSCNNHSCNNHSCNNQDNINDNEEMIKNYFLFLKDKWIRPNEYQIFKMKRKAFVKCLSNLYHFINIKWAKTSVESLLQDVYMKKFMFDTSDEIIIENIQSSIKNNLNKRTSKFESSHVLSIGESLNPVVDARDEKIVSIHGSHVWSNKQMDR